One part of the Mariniflexile litorale genome encodes these proteins:
- a CDS encoding glycoside hydrolase family protein, whose amino-acid sequence MDRKEFISTSILASLGACLPMQASTFFNGNEQQLPLSDFEKRLTPVGRALEFQDYYVWCNSPFEGPDGKIHVFFSRWPKAKSMSGWTNSSEIAHAVADKPEGPYEYVSTVLAPRGEGYWDATTCHNPSIHFVDGKYVLFFMGNSNRKLDTQRIGLATSDSLYGPWKRPDEPLLHPGNEGEWDDHCTTNPSFLKHPNGEYWLYYKSFDTEGYVNPKFEVRGNRKYGLAIAKSLQGPYVKYEGNPVIDYHSMGNNQQCEDAFTWCDGETFHMLARDLGVYGIDKGLYMSSKDGKQWSKPLIGYQELNKYVNQPPAPKHLNRYGRAERPQILFQNGTPTYLFTASQGGKYETASGFIFKIN is encoded by the coding sequence ATGGATAGGAAGGAGTTTATATCAACATCAATTCTTGCTTCTTTAGGTGCATGTTTGCCTATGCAAGCGAGTACCTTTTTTAATGGAAATGAACAACAACTACCATTGTCAGATTTTGAAAAACGTTTAACTCCTGTTGGTCGTGCCTTAGAGTTTCAAGATTATTATGTGTGGTGCAATAGCCCATTTGAAGGTCCTGATGGTAAAATTCATGTGTTTTTTTCACGATGGCCTAAAGCAAAAAGCATGAGTGGTTGGACAAATAGTTCGGAAATTGCACATGCAGTAGCCGATAAACCTGAAGGTCCATACGAATATGTGAGTACAGTATTGGCACCACGAGGTGAAGGTTATTGGGATGCAACCACCTGTCACAACCCAAGTATTCATTTTGTTGATGGAAAATATGTCTTGTTTTTTATGGGAAACTCCAATAGAAAACTGGATACACAGCGTATTGGGTTAGCAACATCCGATTCACTCTATGGGCCATGGAAACGTCCAGATGAACCATTATTGCATCCTGGAAATGAAGGGGAATGGGACGACCATTGCACTACAAATCCATCCTTTTTAAAACATCCAAATGGCGAATATTGGTTATACTATAAGTCGTTTGATACCGAAGGGTATGTAAACCCTAAGTTTGAAGTTAGAGGCAATCGAAAATATGGATTGGCCATTGCAAAATCGTTGCAAGGTCCTTATGTTAAATATGAAGGAAATCCAGTGATAGATTATCACTCTATGGGAAATAACCAGCAATGCGAAGATGCTTTTACGTGGTGTGATGGAGAAACATTTCATATGCTAGCACGAGATCTTGGTGTTTATGGAATTGATAAAGGACTTTATATGAGTTCAAAAGACGGGAAACAGTGGTCAAAACCATTAATTGGTTATCAAGAACTTAATAAATATGTAAATCAACCACCAGCACCAAAACATTTAAACCGTTATGGACGTGCAGAACGTCCGCAAATATTGTTTCAAAACGGGACACCAACCTATTTATTTACTGCTTCGCAGGGCGGTAAATATGAAACAGCTTCAGGATTTATATTTAAAATAAACTAA
- the pelA gene encoding pectate lyase gives MMKKLKGLKAFFALVFMISCSSDNPVDVNSKNILVKNVIINGSDIVDGKAKQLVVAVLPNNATNKTITWSVSDESIAVISSSGLLTPVENGTVTVTATTNDESGISAEKVITISGVSGPPVFVESISITGTDISDGQPQQLSVQVLPVTASNRIVTWEVSDALYASISSTGLLTPKLNGVVTITAIATDGSGKVGQLQITISGLVPVYATILKAENMLLWQRTNGGWPKEPHNDFSGYERVQTSSEIATANSGKNKTDTTIDNGHTITEVRFLLSSYKATQNPEYLAAAIRGIDWIFEAQYDNGGWPQVYPIEPGDYSRYITYNDNAMGNVMNLMRDIFLKKNNLDLIDIRYVSQAQIAFDKGVDVILKTQIVVNGTKTAWCAQHDQVTLLPADARSYELKSISGSESVGVVRILMTIDSPSSEVIDAVNKAVAWFESSKIVGYNLVSVTGDQYETGKDKILVEAPGNIMWGRFYDLVTNQPFFCSRDGIKRSAIAEITHERRNGYSWYGNWPSSLIGSEYSNWKTKHGI, from the coding sequence ATGATGAAAAAACTCAAAGGTTTAAAAGCATTTTTTGCTCTAGTTTTTATGATTAGCTGCTCTAGTGATAATCCTGTAGATGTAAACTCTAAAAATATTCTAGTAAAAAATGTAATAATTAATGGAAGTGATATTGTAGATGGAAAAGCGAAACAATTAGTTGTTGCTGTGCTTCCAAATAATGCGACTAATAAAACTATAACATGGAGTGTATCAGATGAATCAATAGCTGTCATATCGAGTTCTGGGCTTTTAACACCGGTGGAAAACGGAACTGTAACAGTAACTGCAACTACAAATGATGAGTCTGGAATTTCGGCAGAAAAAGTTATTACAATATCAGGTGTATCAGGTCCACCTGTTTTTGTTGAAAGTATCTCAATTACGGGAACGGATATTTCAGATGGGCAACCACAACAATTATCTGTTCAGGTTTTACCCGTAACTGCTAGTAATAGAATTGTTACTTGGGAGGTTTCAGACGCATTATATGCTTCAATATCGAGTACGGGATTATTAACACCTAAACTTAATGGGGTAGTAACCATAACAGCAATAGCTACTGATGGTAGTGGAAAGGTTGGTCAACTTCAAATAACGATATCTGGTTTAGTACCTGTATATGCTACCATTTTAAAAGCAGAAAACATGCTATTATGGCAGCGTACTAATGGTGGATGGCCAAAAGAACCTCATAACGATTTCTCTGGTTATGAACGTGTGCAAACATCTAGTGAAATAGCCACAGCTAATAGTGGAAAAAATAAAACAGATACAACCATAGATAATGGGCATACTATAACAGAAGTTAGATTCTTATTAAGCTCTTATAAGGCTACCCAAAATCCTGAATATTTAGCTGCAGCCATAAGAGGGATTGATTGGATTTTTGAAGCACAATACGATAATGGTGGATGGCCTCAAGTTTATCCTATAGAGCCAGGTGATTATAGTAGATATATTACTTATAATGATAATGCTATGGGAAATGTTATGAATTTAATGAGAGATATCTTCTTAAAGAAAAACAATCTGGATCTAATTGACATACGTTATGTAAGTCAAGCACAAATAGCATTTGATAAAGGGGTTGATGTTATATTAAAAACTCAAATTGTAGTAAATGGAACAAAAACAGCATGGTGTGCTCAACATGATCAAGTAACTTTATTACCAGCAGATGCACGGTCTTATGAATTGAAATCAATTAGTGGGTCCGAATCTGTAGGGGTTGTTAGAATTTTAATGACCATAGATTCTCCGTCATCTGAAGTAATTGATGCTGTTAATAAGGCAGTAGCATGGTTTGAATCTTCTAAAATAGTAGGTTATAATTTGGTAAGTGTAACGGGGGATCAATATGAAACGGGCAAAGATAAGATTTTGGTAGAAGCTCCAGGTAACATTATGTGGGGTAGATTCTATGATTTAGTAACTAATCAACCATTTTTCTGTAGTAGAGATGGCATTAAGAGAAGTGCAATAGCGGAAATAACTCATGAAAGAAGAAATGGTTACTCATGGTATGGCAATTGGCCTTCTAGTTTAATAGGTTCAGAATATAGTAATTGGAAGACTAAACATGGTATTTGA
- a CDS encoding pectinesterase family protein, whose translation MKSKIFSVKENKLFVAFIILFIITCKQITAQTKLADWSFTNEYSVTGSDPVIYKPTETSIGNYAGVITSSSHSIYANFYLGDQGDYYMRLNAPTGKHENHGGIMDVMRIYYDGAFSITDFTNPSNHNNYYEFTFPTTGYFNIELDYTFYGGQSNSDDFIEVVYSIDEGITWADAKTTYAGSGWSTEVNDVAQITAKNKSSVIVRLICVTENTASNNFNLSKFSVSGTSTTIPSNTNSTVSWLFDLGTTNQMATYSDESLWKPDYVSEGSNLSYNGTETGQENSVTFTRFTPTVKSGSRLAVDVVSFNITPLTGLTFAPKNIFFNCERFGTGGGLIDVIWKSSDGALTTIQTGIKPDRKGDDSFLEATYVADIDVSSLSIPILEGEGSLQIYIYSLDPGKSVGIANIKIEGVLNGTIEDIAQYTVTTAVTPLESGVITSDKPTTVDNGSQITLTANRNFGYEFINWTDGADNVISTDNPYTLTVTSDITVKANFNSINTYALDFTANGGAADYMVDISPLGTMVNSSRMYEEGTNVSLAASNNPILNFSNWGTGETNATLSVVMDNNKSVSAEYNALDYIVGWDFYKTGSSGRPADFSSNVINDASSLILRQADGTQSSWLDKSSSSGGYEGRNAAVNWKPIADKFYYQISFNATDYTDITVQASMLYNYNAYAKQLCEYSIDGENFTQIGSIDLVNAKTYYDGIFTLPSDADNAGAVYIRWIPDYNSNIIGTPASNDGTAISSIYVFGTESVFNDGVAPILVNSVPDNNAIGASATGKVVFNFDERVKIADNTTATLNGENLIPVVFGKSISFNYSGLDYNTQYTFELAGNVVSDLTDNILVDAISISFTTLNKPTVTKKVYDFIVGVDGDFAAALVAAQTASSSGERFFIFFPDGEYDLGNTTGDATQQTYINLPNVSFIGQSADGVILFNEPLAKDEGIGTTPTINFQSNSKNIYMQDLSILNKMDYRKGTFTGRAVALRDQGDKNIYKNVKLLSNQDTFYTGSNRIYLENSEIHGTVDFIFGGGDVFFNACTIYLEDRGGNHVTAAATGSNWGYVFRDCTIDGFPQTNGTYKLGRPWQNSPKTVFINTIMNVLPANEGWSEWGAAPSVYAEYNSITSSGVSLDLSGRRTTYNYTNGGGGTVMLNPVLTSVEAETYTIENVLTGTDTWQPKLATEQAAIPVLSNKDSTLTWEEDDYVLGWAVFKDDVFVDFVTTNSFDISGNISGVYSIRSANGMGGLSAKSNKFDAATLGQDKNTLVLRNLILSPNPTRDIIKLKIEGTMEQTFLSLYNLTGQKLWFTELIMGNNDVVSINLNQFSKGVYLLKIERGSVSRTMKIAKQ comes from the coding sequence ATGAAATCTAAAATATTTTCAGTAAAAGAAAATAAGCTCTTTGTGGCTTTTATCATCTTATTTATTATTACATGTAAACAAATAACGGCTCAAACAAAACTTGCTGATTGGTCTTTTACAAATGAATATTCAGTAACAGGTAGCGACCCTGTTATTTATAAACCAACAGAAACTTCTATTGGTAATTATGCTGGAGTTATAACAAGTTCATCACATAGTATATATGCGAATTTTTATCTAGGTGATCAAGGAGATTATTATATGCGTTTAAATGCTCCTACTGGTAAACATGAAAATCATGGGGGAATTATGGATGTGATGCGTATTTATTATGATGGCGCTTTTTCTATAACCGATTTTACTAATCCATCAAACCACAATAATTATTACGAATTCACCTTTCCAACAACTGGATATTTTAATATAGAACTTGATTATACGTTTTATGGAGGACAATCAAACTCTGATGATTTTATTGAAGTTGTTTATTCCATAGATGAAGGAATTACTTGGGCAGATGCAAAAACAACTTATGCGGGATCTGGTTGGAGTACTGAAGTAAATGATGTTGCTCAAATCACAGCAAAGAACAAAAGCAGTGTCATAGTTCGACTTATATGTGTTACGGAAAATACGGCAAGTAATAATTTCAATTTAAGTAAATTCTCAGTGTCTGGAACTTCTACAACCATTCCTTCTAATACAAATTCGACTGTATCTTGGTTATTCGATCTAGGAACTACGAATCAAATGGCAACCTATTCTGATGAAAGTTTATGGAAACCAGATTATGTTTCCGAAGGATCAAATTTATCTTATAATGGCACAGAAACTGGACAAGAAAACAGTGTGACCTTTACAAGGTTTACCCCAACCGTTAAAAGTGGTTCAAGGTTAGCTGTAGATGTTGTTAGTTTTAATATAACGCCTTTAACAGGTTTAACATTTGCTCCAAAAAACATCTTTTTTAATTGTGAGCGTTTTGGTACAGGTGGCGGACTTATAGATGTTATCTGGAAATCATCTGATGGCGCATTAACTACAATACAGACTGGTATAAAACCAGATAGAAAAGGAGATGATTCTTTTTTAGAAGCAACTTATGTGGCTGATATTGATGTAAGTAGTTTGTCAATTCCTATTTTAGAAGGAGAAGGTTCATTACAAATATATATCTATTCATTAGATCCAGGAAAAAGTGTTGGAATAGCGAACATTAAAATTGAGGGTGTATTAAATGGAACGATTGAAGATATAGCTCAGTATACCGTAACAACGGCAGTTACTCCTTTAGAAAGTGGAGTTATTACATCTGACAAACCTACAACTGTAGATAACGGCTCTCAGATAACACTTACTGCAAATCGCAATTTTGGTTATGAATTTATAAACTGGACAGATGGAGCTGATAATGTAATTTCTACCGATAATCCATATACGTTAACAGTAACAAGTGACATTACTGTAAAAGCAAATTTTAATTCTATAAATACATATGCTTTAGATTTTACTGCAAACGGAGGTGCTGCAGATTATATGGTAGATATTTCTCCATTAGGGACCATGGTTAATAGTTCTAGAATGTATGAAGAAGGCACGAATGTCTCTCTTGCAGCTAGCAATAATCCTATTCTTAATTTTTCAAACTGGGGAACTGGAGAAACCAATGCGACACTTAGCGTGGTAATGGATAATAATAAATCGGTTTCAGCAGAGTATAATGCTTTAGATTATATTGTGGGATGGGATTTTTATAAAACAGGAAGTAGTGGTCGCCCAGCTGATTTTTCATCAAATGTGATTAACGATGCTTCTTCTTTAATCCTTCGTCAAGCAGACGGAACACAAAGTTCATGGTTAGATAAATCTTCATCATCTGGTGGTTATGAAGGTAGAAATGCTGCGGTTAATTGGAAACCAATTGCTGATAAATTTTACTATCAAATCAGCTTTAATGCAACTGATTATACCGATATTACAGTACAAGCATCAATGCTTTATAATTATAACGCTTATGCTAAGCAATTATGTGAATATTCAATAGATGGTGAAAATTTTACTCAAATTGGTTCTATTGATTTAGTAAATGCTAAAACTTATTACGATGGGATATTTACATTGCCTTCTGATGCCGATAATGCTGGAGCCGTTTATATAAGATGGATTCCAGATTATAATTCTAATATTATCGGAACACCAGCATCTAATGATGGAACTGCTATTTCTAGCATATATGTTTTTGGAACAGAAAGTGTTTTCAATGATGGTGTTGCTCCAATTCTTGTTAACTCTGTACCTGACAATAACGCCATAGGCGCATCGGCTACAGGAAAAGTTGTGTTTAATTTTGATGAGCGTGTTAAAATAGCTGATAACACGACGGCTACACTTAATGGGGAAAATCTAATACCCGTTGTATTTGGTAAATCAATTTCATTTAATTACTCAGGCTTAGATTATAACACGCAATACACATTTGAATTGGCTGGAAATGTTGTGTCAGATTTAACAGATAACATATTAGTTGATGCTATTTCTATTTCATTCACAACACTTAATAAACCCACGGTAACTAAAAAAGTATATGATTTTATAGTGGGTGTAGATGGTGATTTTGCCGCGGCTTTAGTTGCTGCTCAAACAGCATCTTCAAGTGGAGAACGATTTTTTATATTTTTTCCTGACGGCGAATATGATTTAGGAAATACAACAGGAGATGCCACACAACAAACATATATTAACTTACCTAATGTATCATTTATTGGTCAAAGTGCCGATGGAGTTATTCTTTTTAATGAACCTCTTGCAAAGGATGAAGGTATTGGTACCACACCAACTATAAATTTCCAAAGCAATTCTAAAAATATTTACATGCAAGACCTTTCTATTTTAAATAAAATGGATTATCGTAAAGGTACATTTACGGGAAGAGCAGTGGCCTTAAGAGATCAAGGTGATAAAAACATCTATAAAAACGTAAAACTTCTAAGTAATCAAGATACATTTTACACAGGAAGCAATAGGATTTACCTAGAAAACAGTGAAATACACGGAACCGTTGATTTTATATTTGGTGGTGGTGATGTTTTTTTTAACGCGTGTACTATTTATTTAGAAGATCGTGGAGGTAATCATGTAACAGCAGCAGCCACTGGATCTAATTGGGGCTATGTATTTAGAGACTGTACGATTGATGGCTTTCCTCAAACCAATGGTACATATAAATTGGGGCGACCATGGCAAAATAGTCCTAAAACTGTATTTATTAATACCATTATGAATGTGCTTCCTGCTAACGAAGGTTGGTCTGAATGGGGAGCTGCTCCATCTGTATATGCTGAATATAACAGTATAACATCATCAGGTGTATCTTTAGATTTATCTGGAAGAAGAACAACTTATAACTATACTAATGGTGGAGGCGGAACTGTTATGCTTAATCCTGTGCTTACTTCAGTAGAAGCAGAAACTTATACTATTGAAAATGTGTTAACTGGAACCGATACTTGGCAACCAAAATTAGCTACAGAGCAAGCAGCAATCCCTGTATTATCTAATAAAGATTCTACCCTTACATGGGAGGAGGATGATTATGTATTAGGGTGGGCTGTTTTTAAAGACGATGTATTTGTAGATTTTGTAACGACAAACAGTTTTGATATTTCTGGTAACATTTCTGGCGTTTATTCCATAAGATCTGCAAACGGTATGGGAGGTTTAAGTGCTAAATCAAATAAATTTGATGCAGCTACTTTGGGACAAGATAAAAATACTTTAGTTTTAAGAAACTTGATTTTAAGTCCAAATCCAACTAGAGATATTATTAAATTAAAAATTGAAGGAACAATGGAGCAAACATTTTTATCATTATATAATTTAACAGGACAAAAGTTATGGTTTACTGAATTAATAATGGGAAATAATGATGTTGTGTCAATTAATTTAAATCAATTTTCAAAAGGTGTTTACCTTTTGAAAATTGAAAGAGGTTCAGTTAGTAGAACTATGAAAATAGCAAAACAATAA
- a CDS encoding LacI family DNA-binding transcriptional regulator — translation MRKKTTIYDIAKELNITASTVSRALNDNPKIRKATRELVQRTALEMNYEQNKVALALKSGKSNNVGVIVPRIDNNFFSSVIRGIEEELYPKGYHVIICQTHDLDDLEVNNIHSLLNVQVDGILMSISNAELEKNESFNKLIKNKKTPLIFFDRKIDIDGISSVTIDDFKAGYDTTQHLINQGCKRIAHLSNNRLFEIYKNRYLGYKQALIDNGLNFDEDLVIETESKVIEGRKSTSLLLDLEIPPDAIFSSSDFVALGAFQEIKSRGLKIPEDICIAGFSNEPFTRFMEFTTITTINQFPIEMGRIAAQVFLEEVNITNVKNKKNKNVVLTPELIIRKSSSKPFIPIKS, via the coding sequence ATGCGAAAAAAAACGACAATTTATGACATAGCTAAGGAGCTAAATATAACTGCATCCACTGTTTCAAGAGCATTAAATGATAATCCTAAGATACGTAAAGCAACTCGGGAGTTAGTTCAAAGAACTGCTTTAGAAATGAATTATGAACAAAATAAAGTTGCTTTAGCTCTTAAAAGTGGAAAAAGTAATAATGTAGGGGTTATAGTTCCTAGAATTGACAATAATTTTTTCTCATCTGTAATACGAGGTATTGAAGAAGAATTATATCCTAAAGGATATCATGTAATAATATGTCAAACTCATGATCTTGATGATTTAGAAGTCAATAATATTCATTCATTGTTAAATGTTCAAGTAGATGGCATTTTAATGTCTATCTCTAATGCTGAATTAGAAAAAAATGAGAGCTTTAATAAACTAATTAAAAATAAAAAAACACCTTTAATTTTTTTTGATAGAAAAATTGATATTGATGGAATTAGTTCTGTTACTATAGATGATTTTAAAGCTGGATATGATACGACTCAGCATTTAATTAATCAAGGCTGTAAACGTATTGCGCATTTATCAAACAATCGTTTATTTGAAATTTATAAAAATAGATATTTAGGTTATAAACAAGCTTTAATTGATAATGGATTGAATTTTGATGAAGATTTAGTTATTGAAACAGAAAGTAAAGTTATTGAAGGTCGAAAATCGACAAGCCTTCTTCTTGATTTAGAAATACCTCCTGATGCTATATTTTCTTCAAGTGATTTTGTTGCTCTAGGCGCTTTCCAAGAAATTAAATCTAGAGGGCTTAAAATTCCAGAAGATATTTGTATTGCTGGATTTTCAAATGAACCCTTTACGAGATTTATGGAGTTTACAACAATAACAACAATAAATCAGTTTCCTATAGAAATGGGGCGGATTGCTGCTCAAGTATTTTTAGAAGAAGTAAATATTACTAACGTAAAAAATAAAAAAAATAAAAACGTAGTCTTAACTCCTGAACTAATTATTCGAAAATCTTCTTCAAAACCTTTTATACCAATAAAGAGTTAG
- a CDS encoding TonB-dependent receptor, giving the protein MKTKKTIKYYFLLLGLIIYLPIYGQSTSNVKGTVSDEAGLPLPGVSVIIKNTSTGTATDFDGNYTINASSNAILVFSYLGYKTQEISVNGGSTVNVKLAEDTSELDEVVVVGYGSVKKSDLTGSVASISASELNSSPITSMEQGLQGRIAGVQITNNSGAPGGGISVKIRGTTSILNGSEPLYVIDGFPVTGQSQFATNSGRSGDASSGTDYTVNQNPLAALNPSDIESIEVLKDASSAAIYGVRGANGVILITTKRGRKGIPKISYNGYTGIQSISDKIEMMNAEQFQNIYNEAAANSPIPDPVVFSGAPAYNTDWQDLIFRNAMIQNHQIGVSGGSENIQYNLSANIFNQEGIIKGSDFKRFSLRSNLDINASDKFKIGNSLSVSRSINNAAETEGEATNSITATALQMAPTLPVYQPDGTYSVLNDMPAGVPDAQGTRNPLAFINEFSDESVNTRILGSIYGEYSLIEDLKLRVSLGADLEHRDRHVFRTSLFDAVSPINSANVSSVDRTSLLNENTLNYIKSFDKHNFQALAGFTVQRETEEYRLTTARGFATDITGPYDLGAGSVPPIVDSQYAEFSIMSFLGRINYNYDERYLLTVTGRRDGSSKFADGNKWAFFPSIAGAWRISNEAFMSEQDLFSNLKLRVGWGKVGNQELPTYRSLALLQADPYNFGDGTIVSGFAPLRVAVPDLTWEITSQTNLGLDASLLKGRFTASIDYYIKKTKDLLLEVNLPETSGILDPSVQNLGEMENKGYEFSVDGMVVQNDNFKWNLGFNIAANKNEITSLGSADKVGEGDQSYEIARPTFAGSTVVSYVTVGQPVGVFYGYDYDGLYRSQAEADADQAIRPGVIPGMAKYVDVVPDGQLNTQDRTVLGSPHPDFTYGINSTFTYKNFELRFFLQGQKGGLVYNAMRRFNTSVTRGQNVLSEVANYWTPSNPNAVWPTVVQTPNPVGGTATLGDSDFFLEDASYLRMKEITFTYNFPNGLLGNINGSVYVTGQNLFTITDYTGYNPDTNGRANVRGSFGWDISSYPLSKTVLMGLKLDF; this is encoded by the coding sequence ATGAAAACAAAAAAAACAATTAAATATTATTTTCTTTTATTAGGGTTGATAATATACCTGCCAATATATGGGCAAAGCACATCCAATGTAAAAGGTACTGTTTCAGACGAAGCAGGATTGCCGTTACCAGGTGTTTCGGTAATTATTAAGAACACAAGCACAGGAACAGCAACAGATTTTGATGGTAATTATACTATAAATGCTAGTTCTAACGCTATTTTGGTATTTAGTTATCTAGGTTATAAAACTCAAGAGATTTCGGTAAATGGAGGATCTACGGTGAATGTTAAGCTAGCGGAAGATACTAGTGAATTGGATGAAGTAGTTGTAGTAGGGTATGGATCTGTTAAAAAGTCAGATCTTACAGGATCTGTAGCTTCCATATCTGCTAGTGAACTTAATTCTTCACCAATAACTTCAATGGAACAAGGATTACAAGGAAGAATTGCTGGTGTACAAATCACTAATAATTCAGGTGCCCCAGGAGGGGGAATTAGCGTAAAAATTAGGGGTACAACTTCCATTTTGAATGGTAGTGAGCCTTTATATGTAATTGATGGATTTCCAGTAACAGGCCAATCACAATTTGCGACAAATTCTGGAAGGTCAGGAGATGCTAGTTCAGGAACAGATTATACAGTAAACCAAAATCCTCTAGCAGCCTTAAATCCATCTGATATTGAGTCTATTGAGGTTCTTAAAGATGCATCGTCTGCTGCAATTTATGGAGTAAGAGGTGCTAATGGTGTTATTCTTATTACTACTAAAAGAGGTAGAAAAGGTATTCCAAAAATATCATATAATGGATATACTGGTATTCAGTCAATCTCTGATAAAATTGAAATGATGAATGCAGAGCAGTTTCAAAATATATATAATGAAGCTGCAGCAAATAGTCCCATACCTGATCCAGTTGTTTTTAGTGGAGCTCCCGCATATAATACAGATTGGCAGGATTTAATTTTTAGAAATGCTATGATTCAAAATCACCAAATAGGTGTTAGTGGCGGTTCTGAAAACATTCAATACAATTTATCTGCGAATATTTTTAATCAAGAAGGTATTATTAAAGGATCTGATTTCAAAAGATTTTCGTTAAGATCAAATCTTGATATCAATGCGAGTGATAAATTTAAAATAGGTAATTCATTAAGCGTTTCAAGATCAATAAATAATGCTGCCGAAACTGAAGGTGAAGCAACAAATAGTATTACAGCCACTGCATTACAAATGGCTCCTACTTTGCCAGTTTACCAACCTGACGGCACATATTCTGTACTTAATGATATGCCTGCAGGTGTTCCTGATGCACAAGGAACTCGTAACCCACTAGCTTTTATCAATGAGTTCTCAGATGAAAGTGTAAATACCAGAATATTAGGGTCAATTTATGGAGAATATTCCTTAATCGAAGATCTTAAATTAAGAGTAAGCTTAGGAGCTGATTTGGAACACCGTGACAGACATGTTTTCAGAACTTCTTTATTTGACGCGGTTAGTCCAATAAATTCTGCCAATGTAAGTTCTGTTGATAGAACTTCTTTACTAAATGAGAATACACTTAATTATATTAAATCATTTGATAAGCATAATTTTCAAGCATTAGCTGGATTTACAGTTCAACGTGAAACTGAAGAATATAGACTAACTACTGCTAGAGGTTTTGCTACTGATATAACTGGCCCTTATGATTTAGGAGCTGGTTCCGTGCCACCAATCGTAGATTCGCAATATGCCGAATTTAGTATTATGTCTTTCCTTGGTAGAATTAATTATAATTATGATGAGCGTTATTTATTAACTGTTACTGGACGTAGAGATGGTTCTTCTAAATTCGCTGATGGAAATAAATGGGCATTTTTCCCTTCTATTGCAGGTGCATGGAGAATTTCAAATGAAGCATTTATGTCTGAACAAGACCTCTTTTCTAATTTAAAACTTAGAGTTGGTTGGGGTAAAGTAGGAAATCAAGAACTTCCTACATATAGATCTTTAGCGCTTTTGCAAGCGGATCCATACAATTTTGGAGACGGAACTATAGTAAGCGGATTTGCTCCATTACGCGTAGCGGTGCCAGATTTAACATGGGAAATAACAAGTCAAACTAATTTAGGACTTGATGCATCATTACTAAAAGGTCGATTTACGGCTTCAATTGATTATTATATTAAAAAAACAAAAGATCTATTACTAGAAGTTAATCTCCCGGAAACTTCGGGTATTCTTGATCCATCAGTACAAAATTTAGGTGAGATGGAAAACAAAGGATATGAATTTTCAGTGGATGGCATGGTAGTACAAAACGATAACTTTAAGTGGAATCTTGGATTCAATATTGCTGCAAACAAAAATGAAATTACTTCTCTTGGTAGTGCAGATAAAGTTGGTGAAGGTGACCAATCATATGAAATTGCACGACCAACCTTTGCTGGTTCTACGGTTGTATCATATGTAACTGTAGGTCAGCCAGTGGGCGTGTTTTACGGATATGATTATGACGGCTTGTATCGAAGCCAAGCAGAAGCAGATGCTGACCAAGCTATTCGACCAGGCGTTATACCAGGAATGGCCAAATATGTGGATGTTGTTCCCGATGGACAACTTAATACGCAAGATCGTACCGTGCTTGGAAGTCCTCATCCAGATTTTACTTATGGTATTAATTCAACTTTTACTTATAAAAATTTTGAATTAAGATTTTTCTTGCAAGGTCAGAAAGGCGGACTCGTTTATAATGCCATGAGACGATTTAATACAAGTGTCACCAGAGGGCAGAATGTATTATCTGAAGTAGCTAATTACTGGACACCTAGTAATCCTAATGCTGTTTGGCCTACGGTTGTTCAAACTCCTAACCCTGTAGGTGGAACAGCAACACTTGGTGATTCTGATTTCTTTTTAGAAGATGCATCATACCTTAGAATGAAGGAAATTACTTTCACTTATAATTTTCCAAATGGTTTATTAGGTAATATAAATGGATCTGTATATGTTACTGGTCAGAATTTGTTTACAATAACGGATTACACAGGTTATAATCCTGATACCAATGGACGTGCAAATGTTAGAGGATCGTTTGGTTGGGACATTAGCTCTTATCCACTGTCTAAAACTGTTTTAATGGGGCTAAAACTTGATTTTTAA